The Mytilus trossulus isolate FHL-02 chromosome 13, PNRI_Mtr1.1.1.hap1, whole genome shotgun sequence genome has a segment encoding these proteins:
- the LOC134694891 gene encoding uncharacterized protein LOC134694891, which yields MLVAVIYQRTQTNMSKEIREGTCYQSGISSSSVTEDVIEEIPAPKASPFSEPLTVPAAVKFVFFDLESTGLARTSHITQMAAVYGDKKWSTYVFSKQPISKGASDITDLSIAGNRMYHHGKEVVSSSVSCAIEGFLSFLQIPSS from the exons ATGTTGGTCGCAGTTATATATCAAAG aacacaaaccAATATGTCTAAAGAAATAAGAGAGGGCACATGTTATCAGTCTGGGATATCATCTTCCAGTGTTACTGAAGATGTCATTGAAGAAATCCCTGCTCCAAAGGCTTCTCCATTTTCAGAACCTTTGACAGTTCCTGCAGCAGTGAAATTTGTATTCTTTGACCTTGAAAGTACTGGTTTAG caaGGACTTCCCACATCACACAAATGGCAGCAGTATATGGGGACAAGAAATGGAGCACCTATGTCTTTTCAAAACAGCCTATTTCCAAAGGGGCATCAGATATTACAGACCTATCAATTGCAGGCAACAGAATGTATCACCATGGCAAAGAGGTCGTCTCATCCAGTGTATCCTGTGCAATTGAAGGATTCctgtcatttttacaaattccTAGTTCCTAG